Proteins from a single region of Pseudomonas sp. 10S4:
- a CDS encoding FAD binding domain-containing protein has translation MRPFTYSRAQSPTEAAALAAQINGSRFIAGGTNLLDLMKLDIETPTHLIDVNGLALDRIEATPEGGLRVGALVRNTDLAADPRIRKDYAVLSRALLAGASGQLRNVATTAGNLLQRTRCPYFYDTNQACNKRQPGSGCSAIGGFSRPLGIIGVSEACIATHPSDMAVAMRLLDAQVETVRPDGSTRSIPIADLHRLPGNTPNIETTLGAHELITAVTLPAPLGGTHIYQKVRDRASYAFALISVAAVIQNDGSGRIALGGVAHKPWRNESAEAAMSQGAKAVTAQLLAGATPTDQNAFKLTLVERTLASVMAQARTHA, from the coding sequence ATGAGACCCTTTACCTATTCTCGCGCCCAGTCCCCAACCGAAGCCGCGGCATTGGCGGCGCAGATCAACGGCTCGCGGTTCATTGCCGGCGGGACCAATCTGCTGGACCTGATGAAGCTGGACATCGAGACGCCGACGCACCTGATCGACGTCAACGGCCTTGCCCTGGACCGGATTGAAGCCACGCCTGAGGGTGGTTTGCGAGTCGGAGCACTGGTACGAAACACCGACCTGGCTGCCGACCCGCGGATCAGAAAGGACTATGCGGTGCTCTCCCGCGCCCTGCTCGCCGGCGCTTCCGGCCAGTTGCGCAATGTCGCCACCACCGCCGGCAACCTGCTGCAACGCACCCGTTGCCCGTACTTCTATGACACGAATCAGGCCTGCAACAAGCGCCAGCCCGGCAGTGGTTGTTCGGCCATCGGCGGATTCAGTCGCCCGCTCGGGATCATCGGCGTCAGCGAAGCCTGCATCGCCACCCATCCCAGCGACATGGCGGTAGCAATGCGGCTGCTCGACGCACAGGTCGAGACAGTCCGCCCGGACGGCAGCACCCGAAGCATTCCGATTGCAGACTTGCATCGCCTACCGGGCAATACACCGAACATCGAAACCACCCTCGGCGCGCACGAGTTAATCACCGCCGTCACGCTGCCCGCACCACTCGGCGGCACGCACATTTACCAAAAGGTTCGCGACCGCGCCTCTTACGCCTTCGCCCTGATCTCGGTGGCTGCGGTCATTCAGAACGATGGCTCAGGCCGTATCGCGCTCGGCGGCGTCGCGCACAAACCCTGGCGCAACGAGAGCGCCGAAGCCGCCATGTCCCAAGGCGCAAAAGCGGTCACGGCGCAGTTGCTCGCCGGGGCCACACCCACCGATCAAAACGCCTTCAAGCTGACGCTGGTCGAGCGCACGCTCGCTTCGGTGATGGCGCAAGCGAGGACTCACGCATGA
- a CDS encoding RNA polymerase sigma factor — translation MNETDPDVELLARIGNNEAQAVNEMVSRKLPRLLALASRLLGDADEAKDVAQESFLRIWKQAANWRSGQARFDTWLHRVALNLCYDRLRSRKEQPLPDNDELPEPVDPAPLPEEQLEASARNELMAAALAALPDRQREAIVLTYYQDLSNIEAAALMNITVDALESLLSRARRNLRNHLVDAHDPARLRRGKR, via the coding sequence TTGAACGAAACTGATCCGGACGTCGAGTTGTTGGCCCGTATCGGCAACAACGAGGCACAGGCCGTCAACGAGATGGTGTCGCGCAAGCTGCCCCGTCTGCTGGCACTCGCCAGTCGTTTGCTGGGCGATGCCGATGAAGCGAAAGACGTCGCTCAGGAAAGCTTTCTGCGGATCTGGAAACAGGCCGCGAACTGGCGTAGCGGGCAGGCACGGTTTGACACCTGGTTGCATCGGGTCGCGCTCAATCTGTGCTACGACCGCTTGCGCAGTCGCAAAGAACAACCCCTGCCAGACAACGATGAGTTGCCCGAGCCGGTGGACCCTGCGCCGCTGCCGGAAGAGCAACTGGAAGCCAGCGCGCGCAACGAACTGATGGCGGCTGCACTGGCCGCGTTGCCCGACCGCCAGCGCGAAGCCATCGTGCTGACTTATTACCAGGACCTGTCGAACATCGAGGCGGCGGCGCTGATGAACATTACCGTCGATGCACTGGAAAGCCTGCTGTCGCGGGCACGGCGCAACTTGCGCAATCATCTGGTCGATGCCCACGACCCCGCGCGCCTAAGGAGGGGAAAAAGATGA
- a CDS encoding cupin domain-containing protein, whose product MLTVTPNGSQPSAKGPADYFTGTVRVDAPFKGTEPAQVSGATVTFEPGARTAWHAHPLGQTLIVTAGLGWVQELNKPVQQIRPGDTVWIPPHVKHWHGATATTAMTHIAIAEVQDGKVVDWMEQVSDTQYPAAQ is encoded by the coding sequence ATGCTGACCGTTACCCCCAATGGCTCTCAACCTTCGGCCAAAGGCCCCGCCGACTATTTCACCGGGACCGTGCGTGTCGATGCGCCGTTCAAAGGCACCGAACCGGCTCAGGTCAGCGGCGCCACAGTCACCTTCGAACCCGGTGCCCGTACGGCTTGGCACGCTCATCCGCTAGGGCAGACGTTGATCGTCACCGCAGGCTTGGGTTGGGTGCAGGAATTGAACAAACCCGTCCAACAAATCCGGCCGGGCGACACCGTATGGATTCCACCCCATGTGAAACATTGGCATGGCGCCACCGCCACCACCGCCATGACTCACATCGCGATTGCCGAAGTGCAGGACGGCAAAGTGGTGGACTGGATGGAGCAGGTCAGCGACACGCAATACCCTGCCGCGCAATAA
- a CDS encoding dienelactone hydrolase family protein, protein MSVTTQWIEIDSPEGKFGAYLAIPHTQKGPGIVLIQEIFGVNEHIRSVAEQYAADGYLVIAPDLFWRSGPRIELGYDEAGWKRAVELMNATDVNAAQADIKLAIDALQAQPGLDGGIASIGYCFGGLLSYHTAANGFVDVAIAYYGGGIQNQLDRADEIEVPLLMHFGEADSHISLEAVEKIAERFDTNDNVEIVVYPEAEHGFNCSHRESYNQRAAVEAHGNTLIFLGMEL, encoded by the coding sequence ATGAGCGTGACCACCCAATGGATCGAAATCGATAGCCCCGAAGGCAAATTCGGCGCTTACCTGGCCATCCCCCATACCCAAAAAGGCCCGGGGATCGTGCTGATTCAGGAGATTTTCGGCGTCAACGAACACATCCGCTCGGTCGCCGAACAATATGCGGCCGACGGCTACCTGGTGATTGCACCGGATCTGTTCTGGCGCAGCGGCCCGCGCATCGAGCTGGGCTACGACGAAGCCGGCTGGAAACGTGCGGTTGAATTAATGAATGCCACCGACGTGAATGCAGCTCAAGCCGACATCAAGCTAGCCATCGATGCCCTGCAAGCCCAACCGGGCCTGGATGGCGGCATCGCGTCCATCGGTTACTGCTTCGGCGGCTTGCTTTCGTACCACACCGCCGCCAACGGTTTCGTGGACGTGGCCATCGCCTATTACGGCGGCGGCATCCAGAACCAGTTGGACCGTGCCGATGAAATCGAGGTGCCGTTGCTGATGCACTTCGGTGAAGCGGACAGCCACATCTCCCTGGAAGCCGTGGAGAAAATCGCCGAGCGTTTCGACACCAACGACAACGTTGAAATCGTCGTGTATCCGGAAGCCGAGCACGGTTTCAACTGCTCGCACCGCGAGAGCTATAACCAGCGTGCAGCGGTTGAGGCTCACGGCAACACCCTGATTTTCCTGGGTATGGAACTGTAA
- a CDS encoding MFS transporter, with product MSIPRTVWALGFVSLFMDVSSELVHSLLPVFLVTTLGASALTVGVIEGIAEATAMLVKVFSGAISDFIGRRKVLLLIGYGLAALSKPLFPLAHSVELVFSARFLDRIGKGIRGAPRDALIADVSPPEIRGACFGLRQSMDTVGAILGPLLAVVLMLWLGQIQLVLWFAVIPAVIAVALIVGGITEPVQVGDEHRFRSPIHWSVLRSFSSGYWWVVIIGGLFTLARFSEAFLILKAQRAGLSITWVPMVMVVMSLLYALSAYPAGWLSDRISRTTLLCVGMGLLILADLVLAYSNSVMTMMLGVALWGLHMGFSEGILATLIADTAPAHLKGTAFGLFNLVSGACLLIASVLAGWLWQASGSQSTFTAGAVLAAASLLLLLIRKRR from the coding sequence TTGTCCATTCCGCGCACGGTCTGGGCCTTGGGTTTTGTCAGTCTGTTCATGGACGTGTCATCCGAGTTGGTGCACAGCCTGCTACCGGTATTCCTGGTCACCACGTTAGGCGCCAGCGCCTTGACCGTCGGGGTGATCGAAGGCATCGCCGAAGCGACTGCCATGCTGGTCAAGGTGTTCTCTGGCGCCATCAGCGACTTTATTGGCCGGCGCAAAGTCCTGTTGTTGATCGGCTATGGACTGGCCGCGCTGTCTAAACCGCTGTTCCCACTGGCGCACTCTGTAGAACTGGTGTTCAGCGCACGCTTTCTGGATCGCATCGGTAAAGGGATTCGTGGCGCTCCGCGCGATGCCTTGATCGCCGATGTGTCACCGCCGGAGATCCGCGGTGCCTGCTTTGGTCTGCGTCAGTCGATGGATACCGTTGGGGCGATACTTGGCCCGCTGTTGGCAGTTGTGCTGATGCTTTGGCTTGGGCAAATCCAGCTCGTGCTGTGGTTCGCCGTGATTCCGGCCGTCATCGCGGTGGCACTGATTGTCGGTGGCATAACAGAACCGGTCCAGGTTGGCGATGAACACCGATTCCGCTCGCCAATCCACTGGAGCGTCCTGCGAAGTTTTTCATCCGGTTACTGGTGGGTCGTCATTATTGGCGGGCTGTTTACCCTTGCCCGCTTCAGCGAAGCCTTTCTGATATTGAAAGCGCAACGGGCAGGCCTGTCGATCACTTGGGTGCCGATGGTGATGGTAGTCATGTCGTTGCTCTATGCCCTGTCGGCCTACCCTGCCGGTTGGCTGTCAGACCGAATCAGCCGCACAACACTGCTCTGCGTCGGCATGGGACTGCTGATCCTGGCGGACCTTGTATTGGCGTACTCAAACTCGGTCATGACGATGATGCTGGGTGTGGCCTTGTGGGGCCTGCATATGGGGTTCAGCGAAGGCATCCTTGCCACGTTGATCGCCGACACCGCGCCCGCCCATCTCAAGGGCACGGCGTTCGGTCTGTTCAATCTGGTCAGCGGCGCATGCCTGTTGATCGCTAGCGTTCTGGCGGGTTGGCTATGGCAAGCCTCAGGCTCGCAATCGACCTTTACCGCCGGGGCGGTGCTGGCCGCCGCGTCGTTGTTGCTACTGCTGATCCGCAAGCGTCGGTGA
- the paoA gene encoding aldehyde dehydrogenase iron-sulfur subunit PaoA has product MDAREQKPISRRTFLIIGAVTATAIALPPFICAQASAANAARPVLSKLSIEVNGELHDMDLDTRTTLLDALREHLQLTGTKKGCDHGQCGACTVIADGRRINSCLTLAVMHQGSKITTIEGLGSPEKLHPMQAAFIKHDGYQCGYCTPGQICSAVAVLEEIRQGIPSHASPSLTEPPRLIASELQERMSGNICRCGAYSNIIEAITDVAQASA; this is encoded by the coding sequence ATGGACGCCCGTGAGCAGAAGCCGATTTCCCGCCGCACCTTTCTAATTATCGGCGCCGTGACCGCGACGGCCATCGCCCTGCCGCCCTTCATCTGCGCGCAAGCCAGTGCCGCCAACGCCGCACGGCCGGTCCTGTCAAAACTGTCCATCGAGGTCAACGGCGAACTGCACGACATGGACCTCGATACCCGTACCACCCTGCTCGACGCGCTACGTGAGCACCTCCAACTGACCGGCACCAAAAAGGGTTGCGACCACGGCCAGTGCGGCGCCTGCACGGTGATTGCCGATGGTCGGCGGATCAATTCGTGCCTGACCCTGGCGGTCATGCACCAGGGCTCGAAAATCACCACCATCGAGGGCCTTGGCAGTCCTGAAAAACTTCACCCGATGCAAGCGGCCTTCATCAAGCACGATGGTTACCAGTGCGGGTATTGCACGCCGGGGCAAATCTGTTCCGCTGTCGCCGTGCTGGAGGAAATCCGCCAAGGGATTCCCAGTCATGCCAGCCCCAGCCTTACCGAACCACCCCGGCTGATCGCCAGTGAATTGCAGGAACGCATGAGCGGCAATATCTGCCGCTGTGGTGCGTACTCCAACATCATCGAGGCCATCACCGACGTTGCGCAGGCTAGCGCATGA
- a CDS encoding YXWGXW repeat-containing protein, translating into MLRTFKTLIVASLTAITLSGCIVEPARPHRPPPLVEVVPVMPAPGYHWVAGHYRWGHNQWMWVPGHWRAY; encoded by the coding sequence ATGCTGCGAACATTCAAGACGCTCATCGTCGCCAGTCTCACGGCGATTACCCTGTCAGGCTGCATCGTCGAGCCAGCACGCCCGCACCGGCCGCCGCCGCTGGTTGAAGTCGTGCCGGTCATGCCGGCACCGGGTTACCACTGGGTAGCCGGGCATTATCGTTGGGGGCACAATCAGTGGATGTGGGTGCCGGGGCATTGGCGGGCTTACTGA
- a CDS encoding LysR family transcriptional regulator yields MLRENANDLLAFLAVARERSFTKAAAKLGVSQSALSHTIRGLEARLGLRLLTRTTRSVSPTEAGQRLMETIGPHFEEIEIELAALSDLRDTPAGNIRLNAMDHALEFILWPVLKPFLAKYPDISVEVCCDYSFVDIAAQGFDAGVRLGEDVAQGMIATRIGPDMRMAVVGSPAYFTDRSSPQTPRDLTEHQCNNLRLPTNGGLYAWEFEKAGESLNVRVSGQVTFNGVYQLLNAALDGFGLSYIPEDLVAPHLADGRLVRVLEDWCPQFAGFHLYYPSRRQASPAFALLLDALRYKG; encoded by the coding sequence ATGTTGCGGGAAAACGCCAATGATCTGCTCGCCTTCCTGGCGGTTGCGCGGGAGCGGAGTTTCACCAAGGCCGCCGCCAAACTGGGGGTTTCACAATCGGCGCTGAGCCATACGATTCGTGGCCTGGAAGCGCGACTGGGATTGCGTCTGCTGACCCGCACCACCCGCAGCGTGTCGCCGACCGAAGCCGGGCAACGGCTGATGGAAACCATCGGCCCGCACTTCGAAGAAATCGAAATTGAGCTGGCGGCCCTCAGCGACCTGCGCGACACACCGGCCGGCAATATTCGCCTCAACGCGATGGACCACGCGCTGGAGTTCATCCTGTGGCCGGTGTTGAAACCTTTCCTGGCGAAATACCCGGACATCTCGGTCGAAGTCTGTTGCGACTACAGCTTTGTCGACATCGCCGCGCAAGGTTTCGATGCCGGTGTGCGCCTGGGCGAAGACGTCGCCCAAGGCATGATCGCCACCCGTATCGGCCCAGACATGCGCATGGCCGTGGTGGGTTCGCCGGCCTACTTTACCGACCGCTCGAGTCCCCAGACACCTCGCGACCTGACTGAGCATCAATGCAACAACCTGCGGCTGCCCACCAACGGTGGCTTGTACGCCTGGGAGTTTGAAAAGGCCGGGGAAAGCCTGAATGTTCGGGTGTCTGGCCAGGTGACGTTCAACGGTGTTTATCAACTCCTGAACGCGGCGCTGGATGGATTCGGCTTGAGTTACATCCCTGAAGACCTGGTGGCGCCGCACCTGGCGGATGGCCGATTGGTGCGAGTGCTTGAAGATTGGTGCCCACAGTTTGCCGGTTTCCACCTCTACTACCCGAGCCGCCGGCAGGCGTCACCGGCGTTTGCGCTGTTGCTGGATGCGTTGCGTTATAAGGGCTGA
- a CDS encoding YXWGXW repeat-containing protein gives MKVVHPLIKLRQILLIPLALAALASTPVFAQPEIIIRQAPPPVRMEQVPMARPGYAWDNGHWRWDGRGYVWAPGHWQRMHHGGRWMPGHWEARGPNWYWIEGRWVR, from the coding sequence ATGAAAGTTGTGCACCCCCTGATCAAGTTGCGGCAGATTTTGCTCATTCCCCTGGCGCTGGCGGCGCTGGCGAGCACGCCGGTGTTTGCTCAGCCCGAGATCATCATTCGCCAGGCGCCACCGCCCGTGCGCATGGAGCAGGTGCCCATGGCACGTCCCGGTTATGCCTGGGATAACGGCCACTGGCGCTGGGACGGTCGCGGTTATGTCTGGGCGCCCGGTCATTGGCAGCGGATGCACCACGGCGGACGCTGGATGCCCGGTCATTGGGAAGCGCGCGGGCCGAACTGGTACTGGATCGAAGGGCGCTGGGTACGTTGA
- a CDS encoding periplasmic heavy metal sensor: MTQPPKHFKALLAVSLVLNVFLIGGAVGGYYQWHSQAKPALVLPQHGVRQVMLQLPPAKRHQLRQLLRQTRDENQALIAASRDARLDVVRQLQAPTLDRAALDSDLAKARDADITLRAKVDANLADFAATLPAKERQTLADSLYARGNAKGKAANKN, translated from the coding sequence GTGACCCAGCCACCCAAGCATTTCAAAGCCCTGCTGGCGGTGTCGCTAGTGCTCAACGTGTTCCTGATCGGCGGCGCGGTCGGCGGTTACTATCAGTGGCACAGCCAGGCCAAACCCGCGCTGGTACTGCCGCAACACGGCGTGCGCCAGGTGATGTTGCAGTTGCCGCCCGCCAAACGCCATCAACTGCGCCAGTTGCTGCGCCAGACTCGAGACGAGAATCAGGCATTGATCGCCGCCAGCCGCGATGCACGGCTCGACGTGGTGCGTCAGCTACAAGCGCCGACGCTGGATCGCGCCGCGCTGGACAGCGATCTGGCCAAGGCCCGTGACGCGGACATCACGCTGCGGGCGAAGGTCGACGCCAACCTGGCGGACTTCGCCGCCACATTGCCGGCCAAAGAGCGGCAAACCCTCGCTGATTCGCTGTATGCGCGGGGTAACGCCAAGGGCAAGGCCGCCAACAAGAATTAG
- a CDS encoding CAP domain-containing protein, whose translation MRVLSSVLRVAALSSGLVFATSALATDETQLVQSINTYRSQAQRCGGQASPELPPLAADPRLILPASGAVDLQQSMARAGYPMVNVQAITLSGPRDALSAMKAVQESFCQVVLNPQFIDVGVSRSGSEWRIVLARPLLSGRLGDASAEGQKLLELLNAARAQPRQCGGQPFAATAPLAWNATLGTAAEAHSRDMANNNYFDHKDRTGGTPGDRAELAGYSYQQIGENIAAGQDTIRKVVDGWLGSPGHCANLMNPQFRELGAAYAVDPKSDAGIYWTAMFGTQ comes from the coding sequence ATGCGCGTTCTATCATCCGTTTTGCGTGTTGCGGCGTTGTCGTCGGGCCTGGTGTTTGCCACGTCGGCCCTGGCCACTGACGAGACGCAGTTGGTTCAGTCGATCAACACCTATCGCAGCCAGGCACAGCGCTGCGGCGGCCAGGCTTCGCCGGAGCTGCCACCGCTGGCAGCCGATCCGCGCCTGATCCTGCCCGCCAGCGGCGCCGTTGACCTGCAGCAGTCGATGGCCCGTGCGGGCTATCCGATGGTCAACGTGCAGGCGATCACCCTGTCCGGCCCGCGTGATGCGCTGTCGGCCATGAAGGCTGTGCAGGAGAGCTTCTGCCAAGTGGTGCTGAACCCGCAATTCATTGATGTCGGGGTCAGCCGCTCCGGCAGCGAATGGCGCATTGTGCTCGCTCGTCCGCTGTTGAGCGGGCGTCTGGGCGACGCCTCGGCCGAAGGCCAAAAACTCCTCGAACTGCTCAACGCCGCCCGCGCCCAGCCGCGGCAGTGCGGCGGCCAACCGTTTGCCGCCACCGCGCCACTGGCCTGGAATGCCACGCTGGGCACTGCCGCCGAAGCTCACAGTCGGGACATGGCCAACAACAATTACTTCGACCACAAGGACCGCACGGGCGGCACGCCGGGCGACCGGGCTGAACTCGCCGGCTACAGTTACCAGCAAATCGGCGAAAACATCGCCGCCGGGCAAGACACCATCCGCAAAGTCGTCGATGGCTGGCTCGGCAGCCCAGGGCACTGCGCCAACCTGATGAACCCGCAGTTCCGTGAACTGGGCGCAGCGTATGCGGTGGACCCGAAGAGCGATGCGGGGATTTACTGGACGGCGATGTTTGGTACTCAATAA